From the genome of Bacteroidales bacterium, one region includes:
- a CDS encoding DUF4395 domain-containing protein yields MSTFSFGEYIDGKPYKVLNERRMRASAGIMFLFGLIATINGFVLHKYVIIPYVMGGLVINFLIGLFINPKFSPTVLLAWIFVRKQTPIPIGAVQKKFAWSIGLLLSSTIFVLSLFLQNDGSLFHTVCPLCMLCLLMLYLETAFAICVGCKVYDIFIRVKILPKPKERPNCMGDSCDVKK; encoded by the coding sequence ATGTCTACATTTAGTTTTGGCGAATACATTGACGGAAAACCCTACAAGGTATTAAACGAAAGGCGCATGAGAGCAAGTGCCGGGATCATGTTCCTTTTCGGACTTATTGCGACTATTAACGGATTTGTATTACATAAGTATGTGATCATTCCTTATGTTATGGGTGGATTGGTAATCAACTTTCTGATCGGTCTTTTTATAAATCCTAAATTCTCACCTACAGTTTTACTTGCGTGGATTTTTGTCAGAAAGCAGACACCTATTCCTATTGGTGCTGTTCAGAAGAAGTTTGCCTGGAGCATTGGGTTGTTACTTTCTTCTACCATTTTTGTTTTATCACTCTTCCTGCAAAATGACGGATCGCTTTTCCATACAGTATGTCCGCTTTGTATGCTTTGCCTGCTTATGCTGTACCTTGAAACAGCTTTTGCTATTTGTGTAGGATGCAAAGTGTATGATATATTCATTCGTGTAAAAATTCTCCCTAAGCCTAAAGAAAGACCCAATTGCATGGGGGATAGCTGCGATGTTAAGAAATAA